CTCCATTCGCACCGAGCGGCGTCGCCTTTCCGCACGCCCGCACGGATGCGGTGCAGGCGCTGGTGGTCGGGGTCGCAACCCTGGCCTCTCCCCTGCCGGCGGACGCGATCAACATCCGGTTGATGTTTTTGATCGGCATACCCAAAACCGCCACCCAGGAATACCTGGAGCTGATGTCGTTCCTGACCCGTAACCTGCGGACGCCCAGCGCGGTCGAAGAGCTATGCCGGATCACCGATAAGGATCAATTCCTGGGTGCGCTGGCGGCGAGCTGACCGGGATCGTATGGGTGCCACCAGAGCCAGCCGGGCCGGCCTCGCCCTGTCTCCCCGGTTGCGCGCGCTGCTGCGCCTGAAACTCTGGG
This genomic stretch from Verrucomicrobiota bacterium harbors:
- a CDS encoding PTS sugar transporter subunit IIA produces the protein MNRKAVELLRSATFISKLGAPSILDGIEKMLAAVAGNPAVLDLNSFRRAVLERQKMNPPFAPSGVAFPHARTDAVQALVVGVATLASPLPADAINIRLMFLIGIPKTATQEYLELMSFLTRNLRTPSAVEELCRITDKDQFLGALAAS